GTGAGCATGCGGTGATCCGACCACGACAGCGGCAGGACGCGTTGCACGTGTGGTTCGTCGACGTCGTCGACGTCGGGGCGACGGAACCGTGACGTGAGCACCCGCACGTCGTGACCGGCACCACGCCAGGCGTCCACCGCCCCGGAGCAGAGGTCCTCGTAGCCGCCGAAGCTGTGCGGCGGGAACAGGTTCATCACCACGAGTGCGCGCAGCGGTTCGCGCGTCACCCGATCGAGGTTGGTCACGACGGACGACCGTAGCGGGTCGCCGATCGAGCCGTGAGGGACCACTTAGCCCGTGGTCTCGTGCAGCGAACGCTCGATCCCCTCGGTGGTCACGATGGGCAGCCGGAAGCGGAACGTCGATCCGATCCCGGCATCGCTCGTGACCTCGAGCTCGCTGCCGTAGAGGTCGAGGATCTCCTGGCTGAGCGCGAGGCCGAGTCCCAGGCCGCGACTCGTGCGCCGGTTGGGATCGCCTCCTCGGTAGAAGCGCTCGAGGACGTGGGGGAGCTCTTCGGCCGGGATGCCCGGGCCGGTGTCGCGGACCACGACCTCCGCGCTGCCGTCGACGACACCGACCTCGACGTGGACCTCGGTCCCGGGCGGCGTGTGCTTGCCCGCGTTGGTGAGCAGGTTCTCGACGGCGCGTCCGATCAGCACCTGGTCGGCGTAGACGACGGCAGGTCCGGTCCGGTGCAGCTGCACGCGGTGCTGGGAGAGCAGTGGCGTCACCCGCCCTACCGTGGAGGTGACGACCTCGTCGAGGTCGAACGCGGTGGGGTCGGACTGCAGCGTGCCGGCCTGGAGGAGGCTGAACTCCAGCAACGCGGTGAGCACGGCGTCGAGGGCGACGGCGTTGGAATCGATGCGGCTGAGCAGGTCGTAGCGGCTGTCGTCGGGGACAGCCTCCCACCGTTCCCGCAACGTCGTGCTCATCCCGCGGATGACGGTCAGCGGGGTGCGCAGCTCGTGCGACACGTTCGACAGGAAGTCGCTCTTCAGCTGATCGAGCTGCCCGAGTCGTTCGACCGTCTCCCGCTCGTGCGCGAAGCGACGGGCGTTCTCCAGTGCGCGTCCGGCCTGGGTCGCGAGCAGCTCGAACGCCTCGATGTCCTGGCCGCTCAGTGTCTCGATACGGCGCCAACCCGCGTCCAACGTCGCGACGATCTCGTCGTCCACGCGGATGGGTGTGGCGATGACGCTGCGGAACCCCTCGTCGCGGAACGCCGGGAGGCGGCCCTCGAGCTGCTCGGAGTCGTCGAGCACGACCGTTGCACCCGAGGCCAGAACCGCGGCGACGAATCCCGTGTCCGTC
Above is a genomic segment from Actinomycetota bacterium containing:
- a CDS encoding GAF domain-containing protein, producing the protein MQPLPTAPDTATAGPFGERDASLRAHLRRAVDVALTATFLTVAALMVYPSLDGEVVTNLPLYWATLAVALGGAVGIGALPWNAILQRPWRFQVLAVWSALDIVLVTLVVASTGGAKSPMFIIYVLTTIFFAASYPGGAQFALLAFTYGCYLLVALPTAGADVGAIFIRLTILGLTTYMVNFLSKRLMDEMTAHDEARLEASRRADLIATVAAVGRNLNTLDEDRVLEVVAEAALALGFDAADVSVLDESRTRYQPRHGFGLPESYTATTHPTDTGFVAAVLASGATVVLDDSEQLEGRLPAFRDEGFRSVIATPIRVDDEIVATLDAGWRRIETLSGQDIEAFELLATQAGRALENARRFAHERETVERLGQLDQLKSDFLSNVSHELRTPLTVIRGMSTTLRERWEAVPDDSRYDLLSRIDSNAVALDAVLTALLEFSLLQAGTLQSDPTAFDLDEVVTSTVGRVTPLLSQHRVQLHRTGPAVVYADQVLIGRAVENLLTNAGKHTPPGTEVHVEVGVVDGSAEVVVRDTGPGIPAEELPHVLERFYRGGDPNRRTSRGLGLGLALSQEILDLYGSELEVTSDAGIGSTFRFRLPIVTTEGIERSLHETTG